Below is a window of Rhodoglobus vestalii DNA.
AAGACATTCAAGGTATCTCCAAGGAGGGTGGCACCATTCTGGGCACCTCCCGCACCAACCCGTTCGAGGGCACCAATGGTGCCGAAACGGTGCGCGAAAACATGGAACGCCTCGGCGTTGACTCCCTCATCGCTATCGGTGGCGAAGGTACCCTGGCGGCCGCAAAACGGTTGACGGATGCCGGAATCAAGATCGTCGGAGTCCCCAAAACTGTCGACAACGACCTCTCCGGCACCGACTACACGTTCGGCTTTGACACCGCCACCCAAATCGCCACCGACGCCATGGACCGCCTCCGCACCACCGGCGATTCCCACGGCCGCTGCATGGTCGCCGAAGTCATGGGTCGCCACGTCGGCTGGATCGCCCTGCACTCGGGCATGGCTGCCGGCGCTCACGCCATCCTCATCCCCGAGCAGAAAACCAGCATGGACCAGATCGTGGAATGGGTGACCTCGGTGCGTGACCGTGGCCGCGCTCCCCTCATTGTGGTTGCCGAAGGTTTCACTCTCGACACCATGGATGACGCCCACTCCGAACGTGGGCTCGACGCCTTTGGCCGTCCTCGTCTCGGCGGAATCGGAGACATGCTCGCCCCCGAAATCGAGGCCCGCACCGGACTCGAAACCCGCTCAACCACACTCGGCCACATCCAGCGCGGTGGAACGCCAAGCGCCTACGACCGGGTGCTCGCCACCCGCTACGGAATGGCCGCCGTCGACTCCATCGTGAATGAACGGTGGGGTCGGATGGTGTCGCTGCAGGGCACCGAGATCACGCACGTGGGGTTCGACGAAGCCCTCGGCAAGCTCAATACGGTGCCCCAGTCACGCTACGACGAAGCCGCAATCCTCTTCGGCTAGCCTTCTCCTTCGGCTAATCTTCCTCCCGGGTCACCGTGCGGAGGATCTCCGATCCCCGCCCCTTAAGCTCAGCGATCGACGACACCCCCACCAGGGTCATCGTCCGCCTCAGTTCCTCAGCGAGAATCTCGAGCACCCGGCTGACTCCCGCCGTTCCCGCCGCCGCCAACCCATACAGGTAAGGGCGACCGATGGCGCACGCATCCGCACCCAACGCGATGGCCTTGACAATGTCACTGCCCCGGCGAATTCCGGAATCGACGTAGAGCTCAATCGAATCGCCCACACGCTGCCGAGATTCTTGAATCACATCCATCGGACTCAACATGTGGTCAAGTTGGCGCCCACCATGGTTGCTCAATTGAACGGCATCCACACCGAGGCTTGCTGCCGTTGCAACATCGTTCGGGTTCACCGTGCCCTTCAGGATGATCTTGCCCGGCCACGCCGCACGCAACTGTTCAACATCGTCCCACCCCTGATCCGACTCAGAATGGCCAAGGATCTGCTCCCACATGGAGGGGGTCACCATGGATCCCTCGACCTCCGCCGGCTCCAAGTTGGGAAAACGGATGCCCTCCGAACGAAGAAAGTTCACCCACCAGCCGGGGCGCGATGCAATTCCGATCAACGAAGAAAGGGTGAGGGCCGGCGGGGCGGTGAAACCGTTGCGCCGATCGCGCTCCCGAGAACCGAGCGCCCGCGTGTCCACGGTGACAATGATCGTTCGGTATCCGGCCGCAGCACACCGATCGAGTTTGGCCTGCAACACACCCTTATCCGGTGACAGGCCGACGTTAAACCAGCGGTCCAGCTCGGGAAAGTTGCCAGCAATCTTCTCCATCGACACCGTGCTCAGCCCGGCAAGGCTGTAGGGCAGGCCGGCCGCCTGTGCGGCTTCTGCGACGGCAAACTCACCATCGGGGTGGAACAGTCGGGTCGCACCGGTGGGCGTGAGCGTTATCGGCAGTGCAGCGATTCGACCCAGCACCGTAGTCGTCGTATCGGGGCCCACGACGGGCCCCCACGATGGCATAAGCCCCCACCGGTCGAACACTGCACGGTTGTGGCGCAGCGTGGCTTCATCTTCGGAGCCGCCATCCAGATAGTCGAAGATTCCGCTGGGCAGCACCCGTCGTGCCGCAGCCCGGTATTCGTCCACATTGTAGGCATCCCGCAGCACACGGTTTCGCCTCGACAGATCGGGCATCTTGACCTGAACCAGTTGCCTGACATCGTTCACGTTCACGTGGCGCCCCTCTGCGAATTCCCTGCGCTGCCTGATCTGGCGCCGTGCTGTTCAGCTTAGAATCGCAACCACACGCACACTATGGACGAAGTGACGAAACTACGGGGACAAACTGTTATGACTTACCAAAAGCCGCAGCTCGGTGCCGACAAAAAGTCGGTAGACGCGCGCCCGTCCGGAGGCAGCTCATTGCCGACGCTTGCAGCGGTGATGCAGTCGATCGGGACTGAGATAGCCAGCCTGGTCGAAACTCCATCCGGGGATCAGCACCACGTTTCGGGATCGGTGATCTACGACTCCTCCGGCCCAGCGGTGCGGTTTCCCGGGGCGGTGGCGCTCGCTGTCGGGATGCCACTCAGCGGAAGCAATCTCATAGAGCAGTTTGAGTCGCTCACAGAGTGCGGCTACGTTGCTGTGGTCTACAAAAGCCATGGTGCACCAGACCGCGAGTTCCGCGATGCCGCGCGCAGAAACGGAATTGCCCTGTTTCGGGCGTCCGATTCTGTGCCCTGGGATCAGCTCGCCGAGTTCTTTCACGCGGCGATCACGCCTCAGGGGCAATCCCATCAGTCACTCGTCGACATCCGCCCCGGAGACCTGTTCGAACTCGCCAACACTGTCGCCTCCCTCATCGGTGGAGCCATCGCCATCGCCGACCCGGATCAAACAGTGCTGGCATACTCAACCCTCCCCGAGCAGCCGATCGACGAGACCCGCCGCACCTCAATCCTGCAATTGCACGTCCCCCACTCCCCCCAGAATGACCAGGATTATCGGCGGGTGCATGCGGCCCACGATGTCGTCACGGTTGCGCCAAACAAGAACTCCCTCACACGCTCCGCCGTGGCGATCCGTGCGGGCAGCATCGTGCTCGGCTCGCTGTGGCTAATCGACGTCGAGGCACCACAGAGCGACGACACCGACCGGGTGCTCCTTGAGGCGGCCAATATTGCCGCACTCCACTTATTACACCGACGAAACAATCATGATGGGGGACGCACGCGTCAGATCGAGTTGGTGAAGCCGCTGCTCTTCGAACCAGATCGGGCAGAGCTTGCTGCCGTACAATTGGGCATCTCCGCCGACAGCGTGCGGGTCGTCGCGGTGGCCGCAAGTGGGACAGCAGAGAATGCGCCCGAATCGCTGCAATCGAGCCTGCTGCTTTTTGATACGGTGCGCGCGGCCTGCGCAGTTTGGCTCCCCACCGCGGTCTGTGGCATCTCCGACAACATCATCTACATTGTGCTGCCGAACTCGGAGACCTCCTCGCAGTCCTTCCAGCGCGAAGCAGTTCTGAGAATCGCCCATCACGCCAGACGCCTGATATCCCGTCCAGTGTTAGCAGGCTTTGGAAGCATCACCCCCATCGTTTCCACAGCGAAGTCCCGCCTCGACTCAGAGTCTGTGCTTGCGATGTTGTTGCGCGATATGGAAGAGGGGAGAGTCCGCGACGACTCCGACGAGATTGTCGCAGACCAAGAGGCACTCGGGCCGCGCCTTCAGCTTCGCCAGCTGGTTACGGCGCTACAGGCCACCAACCACCTTCCGGGCGACTTCGCCACTCGAATCGCCGAACACGACGCCCGCCGTAAGACCTCGTTCGAGCTCACCGTTCGCACCTACCTTGACTGCAATTCCAACGCGATAGAGACGGCCGCCAAATTAGGATTGCACGGCAACACCGTGCGCTACCGACTCTCCCGAATCGAGCCACTCTTCGGTGTGCGACTGGAAGACCCAGAGACCCGCCTACTGGTGTGGCTGCAGCTATCTGCCCGCCAGCTCTGATCTGCCCGGCACAGTGCTGTTGTCCCCGGGAACTACCTGCTAACCCTGGGATGCTGCATTGATAGTGATGACGTCAAGGCCACCGGAGGCAACACCCCACGCGTCAAGCAGCTCAAGGTACGAACCGTCATCCACCATCGATTGCAGCGCCGCCTGCACCACTTGGGCCATGCCGGAGTCTTTCTGCACCGCTAGTCCATACGACGACACCTCGAAAGTCTCGCCAGCCAACTGCAGTTTGTCTTTCTGCTGCGAGATCGCATACAGGGTCACCGGCGAGTCAGCGCTAAACGCATCAGCCTGACCGACCACCACCGCGTAGGCCGCAGAATCCTGCGTGTCGAATGGCATCGGGGTGATCGGAGCTTTACCGGCGGCTTCACACGCGGCGCTCTTGGCGGGGATCTCGACCGTGTCCTGATAGGTGGTGGCCTGAACAGCAACCTTCAGCCCGCAGGCATTGTCCGGGTCAACAGTTTTTCCGAGAGGCGACGCCCATTGAATTCCGGCGGTGTAATAGTTGACAAAGTCAACCTGCTTTTCCCGCTCAAGGGTGTCGGTAAAGGAGGACTCCCCGAGGTCAAGCTGGCCACCAACGATGTTCGGGATGATGTTGTCAAACTTGGCGATGGAGATGTCAGATTCCAGCCCCAGCTTGGCCGCAATCGCATCGACCAGCTCGATCCCCCAGCCGATTGGCTCGCCAGCATCGTCCTTGAACTCATTGGGCGGATAGTTTGGACTCGTCCCAATCCTCAGTACGCCAGACTCTGCGATGGCTGCGGGTAGCAGGGCAGCGGCAGCCTCATCGACTGTCACCTCGTCAGCCACGGAATCATCTCGTGCCCCGGTCGCGTCTGGATCCGAATTGTTTACGCAACCGGTGAGCAGCAGTGTGGCCACGGCAGCGAGTGCTGGGAGGGCATATCTAGCGCGCATTCGTCATCCTTCTTCAGAAAATCGTCGGTCGGACTTCAGTCGTCGCCAGCTATCACTGGTTCTTCGTTGAAGTTCGTGAATGGGGTGCAACACGGCTAAGCCTAGGCAGCCACGCCGTCGCACTCTATGGAGATCTAGACGACGCTAGTCAGACAAGCTTGTGATCACCTACCAAGCTGCTCAACGGTGATCGTGCGCCTGGTGCGAGGCGCAATCCGGCCTGCCGTCCTAGGCTGGCAGCATGTGGCGCGCAATCGAAGTAACCCAAAACGAGTCCGACCCTAAAGCTCCGGCCTACGTCGGGCTCTCTGAGCAACTGGATGACAGCGTGCTCATGCACGGCGACGTCACCATTGATGTCGAGTTCTCAAGCCTCAACTACAAAGATGGCATCGCACTCACGGGCAGGCCCGGCATCGTTCGCGCACCCCGCCTCATCGCCGGCATCGACCTTGTCGGGGTCGTTTCGGCAACCACCGACGATCGTTACTCGGTGGGGCAACGTGTGCTCGTGAATGGCTGCGGCCTCAGCGAAACCCATCATGGTGGTTTCGCCGAGCGTGCCCGGGTTCTGGGCGACTGGGTGGTGCCGGTACCGGCTGGTATTGGCAACCTGCAGGCCGCCGCGATCGGCACCGCAGGCTTCACCGCGATGCTGTCGGTGCTCGCAATCGAGCGCGGTGGAGTCTCGGGCGAAGTGCTCGTGACGGGTGCCGT
It encodes the following:
- a CDS encoding 6-phosphofructokinase produces the protein MKIGILTSGGDCPGLNAVIRGAVLKGTEIYGRELVGFRDGWRGVVEGDIIPLGRKDIQGISKEGGTILGTSRTNPFEGTNGAETVRENMERLGVDSLIAIGGEGTLAAAKRLTDAGIKIVGVPKTVDNDLSGTDYTFGFDTATQIATDAMDRLRTTGDSHGRCMVAEVMGRHVGWIALHSGMAAGAHAILIPEQKTSMDQIVEWVTSVRDRGRAPLIVVAEGFTLDTMDDAHSERGLDAFGRPRLGGIGDMLAPEIEARTGLETRSTTLGHIQRGGTPSAYDRVLATRYGMAAVDSIVNERWGRMVSLQGTEITHVGFDEALGKLNTVPQSRYDEAAILFG
- a CDS encoding alpha-hydroxy acid oxidase is translated as MNVNDVRQLVQVKMPDLSRRNRVLRDAYNVDEYRAAARRVLPSGIFDYLDGGSEDEATLRHNRAVFDRWGLMPSWGPVVGPDTTTTVLGRIAALPITLTPTGATRLFHPDGEFAVAEAAQAAGLPYSLAGLSTVSMEKIAGNFPELDRWFNVGLSPDKGVLQAKLDRCAAAGYRTIIVTVDTRALGSRERDRRNGFTAPPALTLSSLIGIASRPGWWVNFLRSEGIRFPNLEPAEVEGSMVTPSMWEQILGHSESDQGWDDVEQLRAAWPGKIILKGTVNPNDVATAASLGVDAVQLSNHGGRQLDHMLSPMDVIQESRQRVGDSIELYVDSGIRRGSDIVKAIALGADACAIGRPYLYGLAAAGTAGVSRVLEILAEELRRTMTLVGVSSIAELKGRGSEILRTVTREED
- a CDS encoding PucR family transcriptional regulator, with protein sequence MTYQKPQLGADKKSVDARPSGGSSLPTLAAVMQSIGTEIASLVETPSGDQHHVSGSVIYDSSGPAVRFPGAVALAVGMPLSGSNLIEQFESLTECGYVAVVYKSHGAPDREFRDAARRNGIALFRASDSVPWDQLAEFFHAAITPQGQSHQSLVDIRPGDLFELANTVASLIGGAIAIADPDQTVLAYSTLPEQPIDETRRTSILQLHVPHSPQNDQDYRRVHAAHDVVTVAPNKNSLTRSAVAIRAGSIVLGSLWLIDVEAPQSDDTDRVLLEAANIAALHLLHRRNNHDGGRTRQIELVKPLLFEPDRAELAAVQLGISADSVRVVAVAASGTAENAPESLQSSLLLFDTVRAACAVWLPTAVCGISDNIIYIVLPNSETSSQSFQREAVLRIAHHARRLISRPVLAGFGSITPIVSTAKSRLDSESVLAMLLRDMEEGRVRDDSDEIVADQEALGPRLQLRQLVTALQATNHLPGDFATRIAEHDARRKTSFELTVRTYLDCNSNAIETAAKLGLHGNTVRYRLSRIEPLFGVRLEDPETRLLVWLQLSARQL
- a CDS encoding ABC transporter substrate-binding protein, coding for MRARYALPALAAVATLLLTGCVNNSDPDATGARDDSVADEVTVDEAAAALLPAAIAESGVLRIGTSPNYPPNEFKDDAGEPIGWGIELVDAIAAKLGLESDISIAKFDNIIPNIVGGQLDLGESSFTDTLEREKQVDFVNYYTAGIQWASPLGKTVDPDNACGLKVAVQATTYQDTVEIPAKSAACEAAGKAPITPMPFDTQDSAAYAVVVGQADAFSADSPVTLYAISQQKDKLQLAGETFEVSSYGLAVQKDSGMAQVVQAALQSMVDDGSYLELLDAWGVASGGLDVITINAASQG